The region GTCGCAGGTGTCGAGACCACGGCGCCACCCTGCACTAGCTGTCACTACTGTCTGCCACACACCTGCATTCACAGCAGGTCAAATTCGCTTAAGGACATCCTTGACGAAGCAGTaagaattactatttttattaaatttcgaCCCCTGAGTATGGCTTTTTAATACCGTGTGACAAAGTGGGAAGTATACAGAGGCACTTTGCTGTATGCCGAAATTCAATGGTGTCTTAAACTTGACTGACTGACTGAGTCATAAGCTAAAGCTAGATTTTTTCATGGAACACCATTTTTAAGCCTGAGTTCCCGTAATTTGTCACTTTTATAAATTATGGTTATCCAGATTTGAGAATTAGACATTTTTTAATACATGAACAAAGTGAGTCCATCATTCaagtgaaaacaatttaaatcatTTGCTGCCAAtgagaaaaattgttttcaagcAAAAATTAGATATTTGTAAAACTTGAATTTATCACCATGAGCTTTAAAAGCGCCCCGATATTTCAAGATGCTTCTTATTAAGCCAGATTTTGCAAAAATGTAACATGATGCCGTTCTTCTCACTTTGGGTGGAGGGGGATATGGTTACTTTccataaaaatgcattatttacaatattaatatgtaatggtaataataatggtttattattgttatttttaatttttttaattctcagttttaatttctgataCAGTAAAATAAACGTTGATATAACCCACCTAAACAAAGCTCTTTTAGGTCCTCAATAATTTTCACAAGTGCATAGGGCTCCTGAGACCaaaattttgagaaccactggtataAACTAACTCATTCTAGCCTCTCGTTTTACATATGGAGAATCTGAGGGACAGGACATGTCCAGGGTCACATGGAAGGTTGGTGACAAGGCTTCCTGCTTTTCATGCTCATTCACTTAGTTCCTATAGAACGTTCCTGGCTGAGAAGAGACGCCAGCATTACCTGACATAACTGGACAAAATGTCGACCTTGGAAGTCTTTGTCTTTAttaactgtaaaagaaaaaaaaaatcactgctttaggATGTTGGCCCAGCTCTGCAGCTGCTCGTTCGTCTGGCCATTCAGGAGACAGCATTCCCTCCGGGTCACCAGCCCTGTCACCAGCTCCCAAATGGACCCAAGACATCTTATTTGGGGCTAGAACCTCAATCAGTTGATCTTTGCTAATTTTTAATTAGAATCTGGGAAAAAAGCCTTAGTCTCACTCAGGCTTCCTCTATCAAGGCCCCATCCCCACCGCCCTggtccccagccccgccccctgcctcaCTCACCAACAGAATCTCAGTGGCTTCCTCTATTTCTCCATTCCAAAAGTAGctggaaaagagaacaaaaccaaATTATGATGCTCATAAAACAAGCCCAGGAAATGTCACACCCGGCCCAGTTAGGTGACTCACTGAGATGGAAACTCGAGAATCTTTCCAAGCCCACATAAAAAAGTCTGGAGTTGGCCAAGGCACTACAGGTCATCCAGCGCAACTGTTCTAATGCAGGCTTCTAGCACCCGCCTGAACGTTCCTGGAGGTGAGAGGCtcaccatttcttgaagaagtCCATCTCCCTTACAGGTCTATACCTATGAGGTGGTTTTTCTCCTGGTGTGCCAACATCTGCCTCCTGGTTGTCTCCCCCAGCTTCCACATGAAGAACACTTCAGGAAAGCCCTGCGGAAACTCCTGTGTTTTCTCACCTCCAAACTGGGCATCTCTGGCTCTTCCAACACTCATTTTATACCCATcgctcccaggcccctccccatcTTTTGGAGTGGTGCTGCTTTTATCACTGACTCGCCACACTGAGTGCCCAGGAAAGGGTACAGAAAAAGCGCAGGAGGTTTTAGGGAAGCATCACTGCCTTACAAGACATGGAGACAGGTCCAAACGTAAAAAGTCAGTGACAGTGGTCGGAAAAGAGTATGAGAACAGCATCCcgtgaagggaagggaaagacatTTGGCCTGAGAATACAGTGTTCCCATAGTTTAGGAACAGTGAACCTTGCTGGCACATTCTTTGTGCACTGACTACACTGCCCCTGGGCAAGTCTAAGACCACAGAGATGTGGGAAAAGGATCAATTATAGGCCACCGGAAGGAAATGCTAGGCTGAAATTCTATTCTAGGATCCAAGCGTTGGTTCCCAGACTGGCTTGATGGGAACCACctatacaactttttaaaaattcagagacCCAAGCCCCACCCCGAGGGAGACGGATTGGGCAAGCCTAGAATGGAGTTCAGGAACCTACCCCACAGCTGCATTTGGGAGCCACAGCCGCAGATGATGCGAGCCACCGAGGCAGTGATGCAGTTGGCAGGTGGCAGGAGCTTTCCCTACagaacatttttctgttttgcccTTCAGAGTAGATATTATttccctacccacccaccccacccccattctctcaTCCTCTCTGTTGCCAGGAGGGAAGATGAGAAACAGGCCGATCAGAGGAAATAAGTCACAAGTCCTGCACCACTTGGAGTGGTCGCTAAGATAAAAATATTCCGGTGGGCTGCGAGAAAGGGCGCAGGCCAGGCTTCGCTACGATGAAGCTGTCAGCGCAGTGCGGCCTGTCACACAGGCCGACTTCTCCGTCTTCCAGAGGATCTGAACAATGGAGATGATTTTCTTTGATATCCCTAGTCGGCTTACTCAGGGATGGACTGCCCAGTCTGGCTTCTGTGCTAAAAGCAAACTAAttgatttaaataaagaacatgcAAACAAGATTCCCTGTTCCTAAAGGATAgggtttttccctcctttctctataCACAGCACGTATTTGCTTTTGTTCATGGATGACATAAACCCACTGGATTTCCTCTGAATACAAATCAACGGTTGATTAATTAAATACCTCTGAACTGTTCCTTCACAATTCCCCTTTAGTTCAGCGCCCTTTCCGCCAGCTAGGACCTGACCCAGCagcacccccacacccctccagAGGCCCTGGCGAAACTCACAGTGAGGACGCCTCAGGCAGGAGGTTCACCGAGGCAGCCAGCTTCTTACCCAGTACAGCCCTGAAGCAAAGAAAGGGGCAGTCAGTGGGGCTAATGTCCAGGACCTGAAGAGaagggacaggggacaggagTTCCTGGGAACTAGATGACAATTTAGAATGCCCCTCCTCCTGGCAGTTTGAAGGACTGGCCCAGTCTGCCTGGGGAATGGGGATTAACTCTGGACAGAGAACAAGAAGACCTGGATTCCATTCCTGGCCCTGCAGcaggggctgtgtgaccttatgCAAAGTATTCAACCAGCCGGCCAAGATAGGCATGTCCCCCTTACTCACTCTGACTCTCCTGCTGTATAATGAGAAAACGGTTCAACCAGTAAGTAGCTCCCAAGCCTTTTCACCACCAAGAGCTCCTTTTATTATCCCACTTCTGCTTTGTTCGTACAGGTACGTATCAGGCTGACACGCAGTGCTTCTGATCTGTGAGTACCCATGTGACCACACAACTCCAagtaaaagcaagaaaagaatcGTAACTTGTGTTTGTCTTTGGCAAATATAGGCTCTTTTCACCTTCCCTGGCAAAGGTTTCTTTCATTGCCCTAAGAGCACAATCTTCATCTTTGCAGACCTctaagacatttttgtttttgacagACTGCAGCTTGGAATCCCTGGCCTGATAATCTCGGATTCCTGTGAAGCACTCTGGTGAACACAATCAAAGAGACTTGAACTTGTACAGGTGTCGTAGAAAGAGGAGAACCACCAAGTCACCGAGTTTTTGATGCCAAGAACTGTTCCAAAACACCAAAACCTCCAGCCCTCAGAATTGGGCCCTGACAACCCTGCTCAAGTCTCAGGCAGCCGAGGGAGCCGGTCTCTCTTCTCTGAAGAGCTTGGACCTCGCCAGATAAACCTCACTGGAGCCCTGCTCGCtgatccctcctccctccagctgctgccaaGAGAACTGACCTACTTTCTCTTCCCTTGAGTTCCAGGCTAAACAGTGCTCTCTATTTAAGGCTCCACATTAATGGGGCATTACCACCACCCTCGTTCCCTTGCAGAGTTAGAGGAGATAAATAAATCCCTGACGGTAAGGAGAGGCACAAGTTTGCTTGAGCAACTGCTGCGAGACCTGCTCACTCAATCACttaatgaaaaattacattttattggttCTGAAGGTGGCAGGCAAACGTAGTGAGTGAGTTAAACCTCCAGGAAAAAGAACCTGTTGCCTCAGAGTCACATCACTAAAGACTCCACTTCCGACTTTCAGTCCAATTTCGTGGGCCAAACACACTACTTAGCCATGTCAGAACACGGTAAGGGGGACGCTTCCTGTACCAGCAACTGTGAGGAGGCCTCAGAAGAATAAAAGGCAGCCCGAGACACAGAGGGGAGCATGCAGGGGACTGTCTGCACAGACGAGAGCACCCGTCCATCTCAGGAGGCGATGGGAGCCACAGCAGGCAGGAACTTGGAGGCAACCATCACAGTGAATCGCGGGAATGCCACGGCAGGAGCAGGTGGGTGCCCCAAATCTCCCATGGCCCAGGCAGCAATAATGGGGTGTTTGTCTCCAGGAAGGAGGAGTAGGGTAGGCACTCTggggaaaaaggcaaaacaatgtCCAAGTAGCTGGAGACAGCCAAGGATGAAAGGAAGAATTCATGCCCAGGAGACCAGTTACTAGGCCGCCCCAGTCTGTAGAATGTTCCCCCAAACCACGCTCACACTGAAAACAGTGTTGCTACTACCAATTCCTTGCAGCTGTTCCTGAGCCTCCCCACAAGCACAGCTAAAAAGACAAGAGAGGTTGCAATTAAGAATAACAAAGTACGCATTTGAGGAATGTCCATAGCAAGAGACAAAAATTCAACAAACAAAAGAACTTATGTAAGAGGACCAGTCAACAGTACATTCAAaaccaagattttaaaataaatataattatgtattcctgaaagttgctaagagagtagatcttaaaagttctcaccccCCCCAAAAAGGTAGCTGTGTGAGGTGACAgaggtgttaactaaccttattgtggtaatcattttgctatacacatatattaaatcATCATTTGTACACCTTACATAATGtacatcaattatatctcaataaagctggaaaaattaaaaatataattaatatctaCAGAAAGATAAGGCAGGATTATTGCATCCATAAAATTGAATCAGATTATAATTCGATCAGACATTTAAGAAACATGAGTAGTTGATTACAAAAGAACAATTAGAAATCTTGAAAAGGGAAACCACATCATTTAAACAAAAAACTCAATGTTAGGGCTGAATAGCAACAAATGAAAAACCAGTAAGAGAGAAGAGTGGGCTCAGAAATTCTCCCAGTATGCAgaataaaggaatagaaaaataaaagttcagtcATAGGGAACAAATTCAACATCTTTCTAGTAGGAATTCCAAAAAAAGGACATGTAAAGAATAGAGAGAGAATATTTAACAAGTTAGTAACTGAGCattaagataaagagaaaatgctAAAAATTATCAGAGAGAAAAAGTATTACCTACAGAGGAATGAGAGACCCTGATAAACACCTGACTTCTCCTTAACAACCCTGGATGCAAGAAGATAATAGAGACCTCTCTCCAAGCTGTACTGATTCCATTTACCTGAACTGGACTTTCAACAAGGTTTTAGAATTCCAGGCTTTAGAATCAATTTCCTCCCAACACCAAACCTCACAGATGTCAACTGAAGTTCTTCCTTGGCAGGACCCAGTGTGGTAGATCCAAGGGTCCAGAGAAAAGGCAGTTCAGTACAGACCCGGGGCATATGAGAAGCATCAGGAGGGACTTCAGTTCTTAGCTGCTAAACACTATGGTTGTATCTCTGAAGTAATTACAGGTTCTTTTAGATACGAGCTGTTCTCCAAAGGTAATGttaacatggaaaaaaattacattctggttggaggaaagaaagatggaaTCAAATGCAAGGTTAACCTGTGACCAAGAATTTGGAGGGTGTGTGCTCCCAAAGACCAGATTCAACACTTGAAAACACTATAACCTAGTCTATCATCAACTTCAGGAGTGCTGAGCTATGGAGCAAGAAGCCAAGTCCATTACCCCCCAGCCCCACTAACCCTCTTCAAAGCTGTATGTATAAGGAGAAATGAAGGAGGGGAAATTCCGataccacaaacatttattgagcacctactacattcAAGTTAAGGGAAGTGACTTGCTCCAGTTAAcatagtaagtggtagagccaagattcaaatgcTGATGTATTTACAAGTCCAGTGTTCTTTCCACTATATAACAGCTGCTTCGagaaattttctaaatatttggaaTGGCCACTTCCTCCTTCTCACCTGTCACAGTGAACACCTCTGGGACTGAGCAAAGAGTTATCTccaagaagaaagagagatggaCCAGGAATTGGGAGACTTAAAATTCTCAACAGGTAGGATTCCACTGTTCTCTTAACACCTCGGGTAAGCCACATATCCCTCTGGGCCTCATATCCCTCGTACACCCCATGCTCAACGCTTCCAGGCCGGCAGCGGGGTCCACAGGATCACTCGTCTCTGCTCCTCATATCACCCCTGTGCAGTTCATCCCTGGACGGACAGGGTTGCCAGAAGTAAGGGAACGGCCACAAAGTGGCCCctctggagcatcctgatagcTCCCTGAGCCTCCTGGGGCAGCACCTAAGCCCCTTTACCATACCTGGCAATATCTCTGGCAATCTGCTCGTTGGGACAGTTGACAAAGACGATGGAATAAGTGCCGGAGACAAAGCTGCCAGTGACAGCTGAACGGAGCTGCAGGCTAAGGGTCCTGATCAGGGGGTAGGTCAGGAGGGAGGCTGTCAGGATCTAAACGGCGGGAAAAAGCACAAGTCAGCAGTGGCATGGCGATTCGTTATCCACCCCCTCGGGCAGGCTGGCACCAAGGCTGGGCGTCACTTTTTCATGCCTGTTCCCCatccagaaaataattcctgAGATCTTGAGTTTTGGTACTTCAACGAAGTTCTCGTGCCTAGATATCTTCCTCTGCATTTTGCAGATGATCAAAAAATAGAGGCTCAGAAATCAAGAAGCTCGCTCAAAATCACGCAGCTTTTATTTGGTGAAGGCAGGATTAGGACTCAAGTCTGGATGACGTGAAAtccattcttatttattttattagtttatttattttagagagagggtaagggaaagacaaagagagggagagaaacatcaatgtgtggttgcctcttccgtgccccccactggggacctagcctgcaacccaggcatgtgccctgactggaaattgaaccagcgaccctttgctttgcaggccggtgctcaatccactgagctacaccagccagggcttgaaagCCATTCCTATGGAGATAACACTAACTGGCCCTCAATGAACTGCTATCATCCTGTGGCGATTATAATGAATGATAAACTCTTACATCTAATGATGTTTGAGGAGTTAATTTCACCTCAATTCATTTGCATATGTGCCAGCACTGCAGGTGAGCTAGAGGAAAAGGTAGCCTACTTCTAAAGCAATGCCACCTGTGCTACTGAAACAGAGAGCTGGGGGGACCATGAGGAAGGCTCGCTAAGGTACCATCTAAGTTGGATCTGAAACTATAAGAAGGATCACGAGAGGAGAGGGAGACACACTaagcaaatgaaaacatgtaCAAGTCCAAGAGGTATTCAGGAATAGATGCGATACACAGTCTGCATGGGTCTCGGTCTGGGTGTGAGAGCAGGAGGAAACGAAACTGGCTACAACTATAAAGAAAAGGGTCAGGCTAAGGAGTCTGGAGCTTGACCTCAAGTGAGAGGGTACTTTCGGAGGTTTTTAAGTAGCAGAGTAATAGCACAGTGAGGCGGAGCAGGGTaccaggagggaggaagaaaaatgatCAGCAAGAGCCTGCTTAGAAAGCCATCTCAGTgatacaggaaaaagaaaatgacggTGATGACAACGTGAGAGGAAAAGGCGTTCAAGACAtaatttttcttactgttttaatgataaacatttcaaaaagaagaaatgaaaagaagtggAGAAACCCTCCATCCAGGGTTCTCTGCTTGGGGGGTGTGATGGAGTCATTAACAGGGACCTAGGCAACTGGTATGAGTCCCACTGTGACTGAAGCCAGGCTGAACAAGGGTGTGtttctcctgcccccagcccagggctcgtTCCTTGCTCAAATAAACCTCTGTCCTCCCACTCCTGTTATGCTGCCGCCCAAGTCCTGGCTCCTACTTCTACTTCTTGGCAGGGCCTGAGCAACATTCTTGTCTTTAGCTTCAGTTTGACTACAGGCCTGTCTGGGTTGGGTTTCTCATTCCATCCCGctacctccaccaaaccaccaATTCAACATGCTAAGTCCTCTGAACTAAACCGGTGACCatgcatggggaaaaaaaaaaagacttttcaaTGAAGCTTTTCGTGTGGACGTGTGCACAGTAGGATTTAaattaaatcccagtgccagtacTGCTAACTGCCTGGCCTTCCCCAAGTTACTGCCTCTCCTTCTGTCTAGAAAGTGGCGATTCCAACACTTGTGCTGCCTGGCTCAGAGCTGCCATGAGTTAAAATGAGATAGGAAAAAACTAATCTGCAGTCACAAATTCAGTCAAGAAAGGGGCAGTACCTCGCTCATCACGGTATCCCCAGCACAGCCATGACACACGgcaggttctcaataaatacttgtagACTCGTGAATCAATACCCCAGCAAGATGTTGTCATTACGGCTAACTGGTCTTGTGAAGGAGATAAGCCTTGTTAGCAGTGCTTTTAGCAGAGAACTAGACATCTTGGAACACTGTAAGGAATCGACCACATGACTTGAAGGTGGCTTCCAGCACAGACTTCAAATAAAAGAAGCAATGGCCTGTCCCCCAACCAAAAAGAAAGTCACTCCTGGGGAAGATCCGTGGCATTCCAGCCAGCAGGTATCAGTGCAACACAACTAAGATTAAGTATAAGCTCACCTAAAATGTGTTGGAACTCAAATGAACTCAGAGTCAGATACTAAGCTCTTACATGTCTTGATATTTAAGGAGTTACCTTCACCTCCATTCATGGGTAGTGTGCGAGTTACTGTGGGTGAGCTAGTGGAAAATGTAGCCTAATTCTAAAGCAATGCCACCTGTGCTGCTGAAACTGAGAGCTGTACTCTCAAGTATTATCTAAGATAAGCCTTAATTTAACAGGTACGGTAACTGAGGCAGAACATTCAGAAACTGCAACAGAGCCAACACCTGTatcccaggctcctgcctcccagtcagggctctttgAACTGTAAAGGGCACAGTTAGGTATTGACATAGTAGGGTCGGTTCAGCTTCCCTTaatccagtggttctcaaggCAATTTGCCTCCCTCCCACCAAGGGGACACCTGGCAATGTCTGCAGacaatttttgttgttgtgacATGATGGGGAGAGATGCTACTGGGATctactgggtagaggccaggacTGCTGCTAACATCCTCCTGCTGTACCATTGACCACAGTGAGACAGAGTTGTTCCTGTATGTCCCCTCCACTGGACTCACTCATTTCTATGTTTCCAGCACTTTACAACTCCCACAGGGAGTATGGGCCCGAGAAATGTTTGCGGACCATATCAACAAAGGATCAGAAGCATGAAGGGTCAACCTGGAGCCCAGGATGGGCTACAATATGTTAGAAAGTGACATTACATTAATGCAAAACTGATGGAAAGTACATACATCATGATATTCCCCAACGGAAACATTGTAAGGAGAAAAAGAtctattacaattttttaaaatcttgcaaCATTTTCCTATTTATGTCTTTTACTATATACCTTCTCTATTTTTACattgttctaaaatattttatgtatccACTCAgttactttgtattttattgtgcctttttcctttttttgtcgtGGAGTATTTGCATAGTGTCTAAGAGGCTAGGGTTGACTTTACAGTCTGTGTTAAGGCAGAAGGGGACTCAGAAACCACCTAGTGGTTCTAAATTTATAATCCACCTAGTTCTAAGGGATCCATGAATattctgaatgaatgaaacacTGTGCTTATCTATACATTTTCCTTGGGTACAAATACAgacaaacagaaagagagagagaaaataaaatctgcaGGCCCAGAAGGGTTAAGAGCCACTGATCTGTGCGAGttgttacaaatgaggaaaaggggccagaaagaggaagaaatcacCCAAAAGTGATCATCAGAGCTGCGCTAGATCCCTGCGCTTcccaccctctccacctccccctccaGCCACCTCCACCCCTGGAGATCCTCTGTAAACGATCACTTCCAACCTTAACATTTTACGATATCTCTGAGACCAGAAAACACAGCAGCAGAAAAACAATATGGTAactgcaacaaaaagaaaagactctATTATGTGGTCCCTAGACAAGAACTCACCACCAGACACCCCTTCGacctccctggccctggctgtgACACACAGCCCAAGTCACCGCTCCTGAAGGAGTGCAGAAAGGGCGCTGCTAGGCTTCAAAACCACACCACAACCTTCAGGACACCGAGTGGTGTCTCCAGGGATTTTACTGTCCATCCCCTACCTGCTTGCCCCCAGTTCAGAATCCCAAGGGCATTAAAGGAAAGTGAGCCTCCTTCCATCGGTTTCCAGACTGGACGTTAGGGCTGAGGGGATTGGTAAAGTCACAGCACGGGGCACTCACCAGGAGGCATATAAGGACAGAGGACCGAGGGTAGCCTGGCAGAGGGCACCGTGAGCCCAGCCTATCCATAGCGTCGCCGGTAATTTAGCGGCTCAGCCCGGCCGCAGCGAAGGTGGCCTCCGGCTAAATCCCCGGAGTGGGGGTGGTGGGCGGAAACCGAGGTCCTGAACCGCcttcccgccccgcccctccacctGCAGCCTGCCGTACTGCCCCGCCCCCGACAGGCTGGCTGGGACGAGAAAGTGGAGGTGGTGGAGAAGGGCGGAGCAATTTTCTCAGGCCCCTCTGTCCTCAAAAACATACAACCCAAACACCAGACGCAGACCTATAAcccttacaaaaataaaaatactaattttcccttctcattccaacaacaaaaaacataaaatcctCGGAGATGAACAGATAAAAACACGGATTCCTTACGTACAGAAAGCCTTCAGAAAGCAAAGCACACAtactctgaaacacacacaccaaaCTCTTCCACTTGATACAGGCCCATCCCGCCAACAAAAACGAGTGGTGCGCACTCTGCTGCTTGGCTGTCCCCTacatcaccccctccccccaggatcTCCCTTCCAGTCCTCCTTGCTTTAGAACACTCGTGCCCCCACCTGCTCTCCCTCTGAACTCATTCATCTCTCCAGGCCAGCTGCCCCAGCAGCCTTTCCCAGTTAATCCCACAGTCCTCCGTCCCCCTGAGGCACTGGGTACACACTTCTGCCGCAACGTTTAATATCAACCACGGGGAGctgcaaacaagcaagcaaagtagcAAGCTAATGACTGTAGCCCTTCGGAAATGCAGAGCCCACTGTTGTCAGGGTGTCcgatttttttaatccaattttttaatgtgaaatatcCCAATTTATAAATGATGGCATTGCTGGGCATGAGAAGGGATTGAGTGCACAAGGGCACaagcaaactttttaaaattaagggaTCTGCTCTATATTTTGATTGTGGTGGTAGTTACACAAGTGttaaaaactcagcaaactaCACATTTTAATCGGTGAATTGTATTGTATGTAAGTAGTACCTTAAACAAAAAAGGGGTTGGGGGGCATACTGGAAATcaattcaaaattgttttaaaatgggaAGGTCAAACAAAACACATCTGTTGGCCGTATCTGGCCTGCATGCTGCCAGTTCACAGctcctgtgtttattttaaattacctgTCCATTCCTGGGACTATAACTCCTC is a window of Desmodus rotundus isolate HL8 chromosome 1, HLdesRot8A.1, whole genome shotgun sequence DNA encoding:
- the LOC112306385 gene encoding protein CutA homolog isoform X3, whose protein sequence is MDRLGSRCPLPGYPRSSVLICLLILTASLLTYPLIRTLSLQLRSAVTGSFVSGTYSIVFVNCPNEQIARDIARAVLGKKLAASVNLLPEASSLYFWNGEIEEATEILLLIKTKTSKVDILSSYVRLVHPFEIPEIFSLPMDQGDVHYLKWLEEGMQED